One Vespa crabro chromosome 4, iyVesCrab1.2, whole genome shotgun sequence DNA segment encodes these proteins:
- the LOC124423464 gene encoding uncharacterized protein LOC124423464 isoform X1 — MIKKAEKIINIISVNMNFSDSGFQEFCKKTELSNNKNNISVQDADENIEKEMKTYMELSDVIELSSDSGDEDSTYYMTTVWDISDIETRSPSVITSSPPYNGEVSGMVSDNIEILEENNNDPNNNLDFNEIPQESNGNRNIDDISKDRIDYSRELTSPIPGCSKDINNVENSTENSIYHKLYKDATLISTLLPDVEFGLILEMLKKNQYAKNYCELALWDLLPDKRPMPQVLLSKRKLTDDTCEVEQKRYMSKELDIVPNEVRTNIEMTKALCTVSSKEKENLNIKESINSKTEEKETINDTESKSIFSISHSSIIRPAKLIVPKCVPPLQSPFIPSTNNVVLAPAKLTYVSKYEMKVTSNDKSLSPLRNLIPTQSTSKINDNISQTNSFSDVKERKNCSLSESETCLKSFKNINEINPDNSSDQDASSVISPIIKDTSEDSKVLISNPDISEQSTEFVPSTDNDLNVPSTSNGITIPRCADIAMSTLNKFQERSSLNTLTTANVTDETSNLELTKMEESSFCESSSITEIQNITIKDSKLSPEMTKIYYKLLSIFPGVNSNYIKSICTFNDSQEINLDESTLLHELIEHLLVSGDKHPRVNIESETNEATCDANEQYENMLGIFPDADPVYLKDIVKNMYNKPEELKAFVQSKLETHDYPTREQYLAKRKITEQQKQYTTDFRIDKFLEIYPCPFTHFEDPKRQCSFNSIAFEFLKYYYNKLKTCTILLVYGQNKHNLTLTASTLDKVKPEMKTKRKSLYLPPKDIPLLQELTFIQHRSEILTYLKKLQQEETMEFQRLKKSKGLLQCQCCFDDECMPSKCSSCDNGHTFCNTCIIKGVELKLAESETHIHCFVNCTSEFSLSTLQKVLSPTTFSILLRKRQEAEIMAAGLEGLVSCPFCHFASIPPPEDKVFKCFNPDCMKESCRLCKQLNHVPLNCGEAESEKAHHYLEEKMTEALIHKCYKCNRPFFKEEGCNKMVCVCGAEMCYICDKPVNGYKHFRGQGSTQTDLCPLWSDNHVINAKAVLQIAQETEREIRQKNPNIKLVTNGLLPKIPHRRKGPHDDIPNSDVVPKHAHRIAIARMIPENLCD; from the exons ATGATAAAGAAagcagaaaaaataataaatataatatccgttaatatgaatttttcgGATTCTGGATTTCAAGAGTTCTGCAAGAAGACGGAACtgtctaataataaaaataatatatcggtGCAAGATGCTGATgagaatattgaaaaagaaatgaaaacatATATGGAATTGTCAGATGTGATTGAACTTTCAAGTGATTCAGGCGATGAAGACAGTACATACTACATGACTACTGTTTGGGATATTTCAGATATTGAAACTCGTTCACCTTCTGTGATAACTTCTTCGCCACCATATAACGGAGAAGTTTCTGGTATGGTATCCGATAATATAGAGATATtagaggaaaataataatgatccaaacaataatttagattttaatgaaattcctCAAGAATCAAATGGTAATAGAAATATTGATGATATATCCAAGGATAGAATAGATTATTCAAGGGAATTGACAAGTCCAATTCCAGGTTGtagtaaagatataaataatgtagaaAATTCTACAGAAAATAGCATTTATCATAAACTTTATAAAGATGCTACATTAATATCAACACTTTTGCCAGACGTAGAGTTTGGATTGATATTGGAAAtgcttaaaaaaaatcaatatgcAAAGAATTATTGTGAACTTGCTTTATGGGATTTATTGCCGGATAAGAGACCAAtgccacaagtattattatcaaaaagaaaattaacggATGATACTTGCGAAGTcgaacaaaaaagatatatgtcTAAGGAACTTGACATTGTACCTAATGAAGTGCGAACTAATATAGAAATGACTAAAGCATTGTGTACTGTatcatcgaaagaaaaagaaaatttaaatattaaagaatctATTAATTCTAAgacagaggaaaaagaaacaataaatgaTACCGAAAGTAAgtcaattttttcaattagtcATAGTTCGATAATACGCCCAGCAAAGTTAATAGTTCCTAAATGTGTACCTCCGTTGCAATCACCATTTATACCAAGTACTAATAATGTGGTCTTAGCCCCTGCTAAATTAACATACGTTAgtaaatatgaaatgaaaGTTACGAGCAATGATAAATCTTTATCCCCTCTAAGGAACTTAATACCAACACAATCCacaagtaaaataaatgataatatatctcAGACAAATAGTTTTTCTGatgtaaaggaaagaaaaaattgttcgtTATCTGAGAGTGAAACGTGTTTAAAgtctttcaaaaatattaatgaaattaatccaGATAATTCTTCAGATCAAGATGCATCTTCTGTTATTTCTCCTATCATAAAAGACACAAGTGAAGACAGCAAAGTATTAATATCCAATCCTGATATTTCTGAACAATCTACAGAGTTTGTGCCTTCTACAGATAATGATTTGAATGTACCTAGTACTAGTAATGGAATAACAATACCAAGGTGTGCTGACATTGCTATGTcaacattaaataaatttcaagaaaGATCATCATTAAACACATTAACAACAGCTAATGTAACAGATGAAACGTCAAATTTGGAATTAACAAAAATGGAAGAATCAAGTTTTTGTGAATCTTCTTCAATAacagaaatacaaaatataacaataaaagactCAAAGCTTTCTCCTGAAatgacaaaaatttattataaacttttatctatatttcctGGAGTGAATTCTAATTACATTAAATCAATATGCACGTTCAATGATTCTCAAGAAATAAACTTGGATGAGTCGACATTGCTCCATGAACTGATTGAACATTTACTTGTTTCAGGAGATAAGCATCCACGTGTAAATATAGAATCGGAAACAAATGAAGCGACATGTGATGCAAATGaacaatatgaaaatatgttaggaatatttccagaTGCAGATCCcgtttatttaaaagatattgtaaaaaatatgtacaacAAACCAGAGGAATTGAAAGCATTTGTACAATCTAAACTCGAAACTCATGATTATCCAACACGAGAACAATAtttagcaaaaagaaaaataactgagcaacaaaaacaatatactACAGATTTTAGAATAGACAAATTTTTGGAGATATATCCATGCCCATTTACTCATTTTGAAGATCCAAAAAGACAGTGTTCATTTAATTCAATTGCATTTGAGTttctcaaatattattataacaaattaaag ACTTGTACTATATTGCTTGTATATGGACAAAATAAACACAATTTAACTTTAACAGCAAGTACATTGGATAAAGTTAAACCTGAGATGAAAACAAAACGTAAAAGTCTATATTTACCACCAAAAGACATTCCTCTTTTACAGGAATTAACATTTATACAACATAGATCAGAGATActaacatatttaaaaaaattacaacagGAAGAAACTATGGAATTCCAGAGActcaaa AAGAGTAAGGGTCTTCTCCAATGCCAATGCTGTTTCGACGACGAATGTATGCCATCTAAATGTTCCAGTTGTGATAATGGTCATACATTTTGTAATACCTGTATTATAAAAGGTGTTGAACTGAAGTTAGCAGAAAGTGAAACACATATCCATTGCTTCGTAAATTGTACAAGTGAGTTTAGTCTATCAACACTTCAAAAGGTACTTTCTCCAACAACATTTAGTATACTACTTCGAAAAAGACAAGAAGCAGAAATAATGGCAGCCGGATTAGAAGGTTTGGTATCTTGTCCATTTTGCCATTTTGCATCTATACCACCACCGGAAGATAaagtttttaaatgttttaatcCTGATTGCATGAAAGAATCTTGCAG attatGTAAACAATTAAATCATGTACCGCTGAATTGTGGTGAAGCTGAATCTGAAAAAGCACATCattatttagaagaaaaaatgacagAGGCCCTTATACATAAATGTTACAAATGTAACCGACCTTTCTTTAAAGAAGAGGGGTGCAATAAAATGGTTTGTGTTTGTGGTGCTGAAATGTGTTATATTTGTGATAAACCAGTCAATGGTTACAAACATTTTCGTGGTCAAGGTTCCACGCAAACAGATCT atGCCCATTATGGAGCGACAATCATGTAATAAATGCAAAAGCTGTTTTACAAATAGCACAAGAaactgaaagagaaataagacaaaaaaatcCTAACATCAAACTAGTTACAAATGGTTTGTTACCAAAAATACCCCACAGGAGGAAAGGTCCTCATGATGATATTCCGAATTCTGATGTTGTACCT aAACATGCACATCGAATCGCAATTGCAAGAATGATTCCAGAAAATTTATGTGATtga
- the LOC124423464 gene encoding E3 ubiquitin-protein ligase RNF216-like isoform X2: MIKKAEKIINIISVNMNFSDSGFQEFCKKTELSNNKNNISVQDADENIEKEMKTYMELSDVIELSSDSGDEDSTYYMTTVWDISDIETRSPSVITSSPPYNGEVSGMVSDNIEILEENNNDPNNNLDFNEIPQESNGNRNIDDISKDRIDYSRELTSPIPGCSKDINNVENSTENSIYHKLYKDATLISTLLPDVEFGLILEMLKKNQYAKNYCELALWDLLPDKRPMPQVLLSKRKLTDDTCEVEQKRYMSKELDIVPNEVRTNIEMTKALCTVSSKEKENLNIKESINSKTEEKETINDTERDKHPRVNIESETNEATCDANEQYENMLGIFPDADPVYLKDIVKNMYNKPEELKAFVQSKLETHDYPTREQYLAKRKITEQQKQYTTDFRIDKFLEIYPCPFTHFEDPKRQCSFNSIAFEFLKYYYNKLKTCTILLVYGQNKHNLTLTASTLDKVKPEMKTKRKSLYLPPKDIPLLQELTFIQHRSEILTYLKKLQQEETMEFQRLKKSKGLLQCQCCFDDECMPSKCSSCDNGHTFCNTCIIKGVELKLAESETHIHCFVNCTSEFSLSTLQKVLSPTTFSILLRKRQEAEIMAAGLEGLVSCPFCHFASIPPPEDKVFKCFNPDCMKESCRLCKQLNHVPLNCGEAESEKAHHYLEEKMTEALIHKCYKCNRPFFKEEGCNKMVCVCGAEMCYICDKPVNGYKHFRGQGSTQTDLCPLWSDNHVINAKAVLQIAQETEREIRQKNPNIKLVTNGLLPKIPHRRKGPHDDIPNSDVVPKHAHRIAIARMIPENLCD; encoded by the exons ATGATAAAGAAagcagaaaaaataataaatataatatccgttaatatgaatttttcgGATTCTGGATTTCAAGAGTTCTGCAAGAAGACGGAACtgtctaataataaaaataatatatcggtGCAAGATGCTGATgagaatattgaaaaagaaatgaaaacatATATGGAATTGTCAGATGTGATTGAACTTTCAAGTGATTCAGGCGATGAAGACAGTACATACTACATGACTACTGTTTGGGATATTTCAGATATTGAAACTCGTTCACCTTCTGTGATAACTTCTTCGCCACCATATAACGGAGAAGTTTCTGGTATGGTATCCGATAATATAGAGATATtagaggaaaataataatgatccaaacaataatttagattttaatgaaattcctCAAGAATCAAATGGTAATAGAAATATTGATGATATATCCAAGGATAGAATAGATTATTCAAGGGAATTGACAAGTCCAATTCCAGGTTGtagtaaagatataaataatgtagaaAATTCTACAGAAAATAGCATTTATCATAAACTTTATAAAGATGCTACATTAATATCAACACTTTTGCCAGACGTAGAGTTTGGATTGATATTGGAAAtgcttaaaaaaaatcaatatgcAAAGAATTATTGTGAACTTGCTTTATGGGATTTATTGCCGGATAAGAGACCAAtgccacaagtattattatcaaaaagaaaattaacggATGATACTTGCGAAGTcgaacaaaaaagatatatgtcTAAGGAACTTGACATTGTACCTAATGAAGTGCGAACTAATATAGAAATGACTAAAGCATTGTGTACTGTatcatcgaaagaaaaagaaaatttaaatattaaagaatctATTAATTCTAAgacagaggaaaaagaaacaataaatgaTACCGAAA GAGATAAGCATCCACGTGTAAATATAGAATCGGAAACAAATGAAGCGACATGTGATGCAAATGaacaatatgaaaatatgttaggaatatttccagaTGCAGATCCcgtttatttaaaagatattgtaaaaaatatgtacaacAAACCAGAGGAATTGAAAGCATTTGTACAATCTAAACTCGAAACTCATGATTATCCAACACGAGAACAATAtttagcaaaaagaaaaataactgagcaacaaaaacaatatactACAGATTTTAGAATAGACAAATTTTTGGAGATATATCCATGCCCATTTACTCATTTTGAAGATCCAAAAAGACAGTGTTCATTTAATTCAATTGCATTTGAGTttctcaaatattattataacaaattaaag ACTTGTACTATATTGCTTGTATATGGACAAAATAAACACAATTTAACTTTAACAGCAAGTACATTGGATAAAGTTAAACCTGAGATGAAAACAAAACGTAAAAGTCTATATTTACCACCAAAAGACATTCCTCTTTTACAGGAATTAACATTTATACAACATAGATCAGAGATActaacatatttaaaaaaattacaacagGAAGAAACTATGGAATTCCAGAGActcaaa AAGAGTAAGGGTCTTCTCCAATGCCAATGCTGTTTCGACGACGAATGTATGCCATCTAAATGTTCCAGTTGTGATAATGGTCATACATTTTGTAATACCTGTATTATAAAAGGTGTTGAACTGAAGTTAGCAGAAAGTGAAACACATATCCATTGCTTCGTAAATTGTACAAGTGAGTTTAGTCTATCAACACTTCAAAAGGTACTTTCTCCAACAACATTTAGTATACTACTTCGAAAAAGACAAGAAGCAGAAATAATGGCAGCCGGATTAGAAGGTTTGGTATCTTGTCCATTTTGCCATTTTGCATCTATACCACCACCGGAAGATAaagtttttaaatgttttaatcCTGATTGCATGAAAGAATCTTGCAG attatGTAAACAATTAAATCATGTACCGCTGAATTGTGGTGAAGCTGAATCTGAAAAAGCACATCattatttagaagaaaaaatgacagAGGCCCTTATACATAAATGTTACAAATGTAACCGACCTTTCTTTAAAGAAGAGGGGTGCAATAAAATGGTTTGTGTTTGTGGTGCTGAAATGTGTTATATTTGTGATAAACCAGTCAATGGTTACAAACATTTTCGTGGTCAAGGTTCCACGCAAACAGATCT atGCCCATTATGGAGCGACAATCATGTAATAAATGCAAAAGCTGTTTTACAAATAGCACAAGAaactgaaagagaaataagacaaaaaaatcCTAACATCAAACTAGTTACAAATGGTTTGTTACCAAAAATACCCCACAGGAGGAAAGGTCCTCATGATGATATTCCGAATTCTGATGTTGTACCT aAACATGCACATCGAATCGCAATTGCAAGAATGATTCCAGAAAATTTATGTGATtga
- the LOC124423451 gene encoding uncharacterized protein LOC124423451 yields MKYLSSFRWTLLFPGLTLILGGGRGYAKPLNSEDVESLLPATPQTKNDTVAAIVQDPVVKNAVQYAVGNGSLSGLVVKKNVVIIPANTPDQVLSHRQQILVAPTSHLEDIQKNITENLQTETESPEDNQSEESILMYQPIIEDNANEENENTWYSENDANTLSKDFVEDRNDTYEKLKAILPSIIPQVEMPEGIVTQKINISKIAKKDIPVPVVAVLDPSKETNDKIESSIVALLPNVNPTVVDDQLNYLNANSEKIRREVQRYIDDSSLSVAPKIWKRSIGSEVEIGSSPMTYDSQIKNLEYLAPGKFNLPTIILVPRDANSPYLWETKDDKNDPSKDNNEDMSTAEDIIFRPLFRFRQEAHRRADAYNDRRYNSYQSYDSYPRRRYRPRYSDDYY; encoded by the exons ATGAAGTACTTATCGTCG TTTAGATGGACACTTCTGTTTCCTGGTTTGACATTGATTCTTGGAGGAGGTCGTGGTTACGCAAAGCCTCTGAATAGCGAGGATGTCGAGAGCCTACTTCCTGCAACCCCGCAAACTAAGAACGATACTGTGGCTGCCATTGTACAGGATCCAGTTGTAAAGAATGCCGTTCAATATGCCGTCGGTAATGGATCTTTATCGGGACTAGTTGTTAAAAAGAACGTTGTTATTATCCCTGCTAATACGCCTGATCAG GTGCTCTCCCATAGACAGCAAATTCTCGTAGCTCCTACGTCGCATTTGGAGGACATTCAAAAGAATATCACTGAAAACCTTCAAACGGAAACCGAATCACCGGAAGACAATCAATCGGAAGAGTCGATACTTATGTATCAGCCAATAATTGAGGACAATGCAAATGAG gaaaatgaaaatacttGGTACTCAGAAAATGACGCCAATACGTTATCGAAAGATTTCGTAGAAGATCGGAACGATACTTACGAGAAATTGAAAGCCATTTTACCGAGTATAATACCTCAAGTGGAAATGCCGGAAGGAATAGTCAcgcaaaagataaatatttcaaagatcgCCAAGAAGGATATACCGGTACCAGTAGTGGCGGTGCTCGATCCTTCAAAGGAAACGAATGATAAGATCGAGAGTTCAATCGTCGCTCTGTTACCTAATGTCAATCCAACCGTTGTGGACGATcaattgaattatttgaatGCTAATAGTGAGAAAATTCGAAGAGAGGTGCAACGATACATCGATGATTCTTCGTTGAGTGTCGCTCCGAAAATTTGGAAACGTTCTATAGGAAGTGAAGTCGag ATCGGATCATCTCCTATGACGTACGATtcacagattaaaaatttagAATATCTTGCACCTGGGAAATTCAATTTACCGACGATCATTCTTGTTCCACGAGATGCCAATTCGCCCTATCTTTGGGAAacaaaagatgataaaaatgatccttcgaaggataataacgaggaTATGAGCACCGCAGAGGATATCATTTTTAGACCGTTGTTTAGATTTCGGCAAGAAGCACATCGTAGGGCTGATGCTTATAACGATCGACGATACAATTCCTATCAAAGTTACGATTCCTATCCAAGACGTCGATACAGACCACGATATTCCGACgattattactaa
- the LOC124423645 gene encoding uncharacterized protein LOC124423645 — MQFLSILYTITILAWSTAEFLNDSPAHLETHIRSDNVKGGTRSLIRYFNDEANFKRPYIDRRTGFDGKVRNINIGSNEDISGIRAYGLPKKDLEDNGLIERINVADSERGDERSRNSRIVEAYGMSKKQLDDNGKIEIMPPLAILKNDEHNVDSLRRVSRSISEERKDELKDLETQDAKVFRPLFVYRQQVARRQKSNERKFYGTPPPHRYRSWEYRYPVY, encoded by the exons ATG caatttttatcaatactgTATACGATTACGATATTGGCATGGAGTACCGCAGAATTTCTTAACGATTCTCCGGCACACTTAGAAACCCATATTAGATCGGACAATGTTAAAGGAGGAACACGTTCATTAATAAGATATTTCAACGATGAAGCTAATTTCAAAAGACCTTATATAGATCGTCGAACTGGATTCGATGGAAAAGTTCGAAATATCAATATCGGATCGAACGAGGATATATCAGGTATTAGAGCTTATGGTTTGCCGAAGAAGGATTTAGAAGATAATGGTTTGATCGAGAGAATTAATGTTGCCGATTCCGAAAGAGGCGACGAACGTTCACGAAATTCTCGAATt GTAGAAGCATACGGTATGTCTAAAAAGCAATTGGATGACAATGGTAAAATCGAAATAATGCCACCTTTGGCCATATTAAAGAACGATGAACATAATGTGGATTCATTGAGAAGAGTTTCAAGATCGATTTCTGAGGAACGTAAGGACGAATTGAAAGATCTCGAGACCCAAGATGCGAAAGTGTTCAGGCCATTATTTGTCTATAGACAACAAGTAGCGAGAAGGCAAaagtcgaacgaacgaaagttcTATGGTACACCACCACCGCACAGATATAGGTCGTGGGAATATCGATATCCTGTCTACTGA